Proteins encoded together in one Osmerus eperlanus chromosome 20, fOsmEpe2.1, whole genome shotgun sequence window:
- the LOC134006916 gene encoding LOW QUALITY PROTEIN: chitin synthase chs-1-like (The sequence of the model RefSeq protein was modified relative to this genomic sequence to represent the inferred CDS: substituted 2 bases at 2 genomic stop codons) — MAELRDNLRKRWDVCRDVPPIEAQKTPWKLVKVLRLLSITLVAVVVFGLAVGSKVVVVESLVGLGSAVLTVVAMPHFGIVTNAMILNSLSLLSSILQVAAQSYVLFIVSYLLPEGGERMELWVGLGIGSALLVSLTWWQNYFTLFNNSFLDDLVKDMERSRTVVHILSSVVRILVTGAVVGAYVPLSGRDWSALTSVQEKEKQLVLIVMAIQVGCAAVCHWFAVVACKMHALRHAFVLPLYLASIAVLAVFLVPISLAFKDSNRSPQANYTFTQYCADVRSDKVANLAPDWFQGLVMDVTRCLCLREMSEEMNIVYIGSASLCWWLGLVLSTVYILFLKVGRIERTQDFFVRRMYEGTFLEQSLLLNTRFVVRRKEEKRSKCEKVNVFLCATMWHESYDEMIKMFISMFRLDKYRPKDNSHQDVEFESHVYFDDAFLDVEGSRDRHVNEYVKTLVDAVREVYTIFRDRPPMADQSILRTPYGGRLEYSLPHGNKLIIHLKDKKKIRHKKRWSQIMYLYYILGWRLTTGYFKKLEKGENREELEKSLKVKNMWAHTHTHTRLWQNTCVTXVLLFWGYFXKEQDNTYLLALDGDTDFQPAAVMLLVDRLKLYPHVGAACGRIHPTGTGPMVWYQKFEYAVGHWLQKTAEHVLGCVLCSPGCFSLFRGAALMDDNVMKKYTITATEASHYVQYDQGEDRWLCTLLLQQGWRVEYNAASDAYTNAPQDFKEFYNQRRRWGPSTMANTLDLLGTGSMTSEKNSSISKPFVLYQVVSMAASILGPATICLMTAGSFSFVFGIHPNYSLIVAVVPPVIYLILCFKLKSDTQITIAAFMSVFYAFLMLGTGLSIVGSMVEEQTIWTPSGLFIICTILLYTITAILHPQEAPLAIYGLLYFICIPSAYLLLAIYSMVNMNNVSWGTRESAGAGKQAATPPKTLGQRLLQGLPACCRCPCLRGDGMEMMPEETVVMGQEVGMRGQETVMLGLEMNVKPQENIRYLESPPPLPEQCWVTQLQNRTEDYNFKEACLQEEEEIFFIDLQKRYLEPLKEDKAKQDQITNDLKDLRNKVTFVYFICNALWLVATFVLQLIGSSVTIKIPKASLNLTATGEFVYIDPIGLMFLLGFGLLIVIQFLAMLYHRIYTMIHFVAFVDTESQSEKISSKYKSPRRPEDIAQSLDVLQLGEKEKNNLESTEVEMYRRYSTAGTMV; from the exons ATGGCAGAGCTCAGAGATAACCTCAG GAAAAGGTGGGATGTTTGCAGAGATGTGCCTCCCATCGAAGCTCAGAAGACACCATGGAAGCTGGTCAAGGTTCTCCGTTTACTGTCTATCACCCTGGTGGCCGTAGTTGTGTTCGGTCTTGCTGTGGGAAGCAAG GTCGTGGTTGTTGAGTCCCTGGTGGGTCTGGGATCAGCGGTGCTCACTGTGGTGGCAATGCCACATTTCGGCATTGTCACCAACGCTATGATCCTGAACAGTTtgagtctcctctcctccatcctccaggtCGCTGCCCAAA GCTATGTGCTCTTCATTGTGAGTTACCTGCTTCcagaggggggggaaaggatGGAGCTCTGGGTGGGGTTGGGTATcggctctgccctcctggtgTCCCTCACCTGGTGGCAGAACTACTTCACactgttcaacaacagcttcctGGATGACCTGGTTAAAGATATGGAGAGGAGCAG GACCGTGGTTCACATCCTCTCCAGTGTGGTCAGGATCTTGGTGACAGGGGCTGTGGTTGGAGCCTACGTCCCCCTCTCTGGCAGAGACTGGTCAGCACTAACCTCAGtccaagagaaagagaaacagctgGTACTGATTGTGATGGCTATCCAG GTTGGGTGTGCTGCCGTGTGTCACTGGTTTGCAGTGGTGGCCTGTAAGATGCACGCACTGCGCCACGCCTTCGTCCTGCCCTTATACCTGGCTTCCATCGCTGTTCTGGCCGTGTTCCTGGTGCCCATCAGTCTCGCCTTCAAAGACTCGAACCGCTCGCCCCAAGCGAACTACACCTTCACACAGTACTGCGCTGACGTGAGAAGCGACAAGGTCGCCAACCTGGCTCCCGACTGGTTCCAGGGTCTGGTCATGGATGTCACTCGGTGTCTGTGCCTGAGGGAGATGTCAGAGGAGATGAACATCGTCTACATAGGAAGTGCTTCCCTCTGCTGGTGGCTGGGGCTAGTGCTGTCCACCGTCTACATCCTGTTTCTGAAAGTGGGGCGTATAGAGAGGACCCAGGACTTTTTCGTCAGGAGGATGTACGAGGGGACGTTTCTCGAGCAGTCCCTTCTGCTCAACACGCGATTCGTGGTCAGACGCaaggaagaaaaaaggag TAAATGTGAGAAAGTGAACGTGTTCCTGTGTGCTACTATGTGGCATGAGTCATATGATGAAATGATCAAGATGTTCATCTCCATGTTCAG actggacaaaTACAGGCCAAAGGATAACAGCCACCAGGATGTCGAGTTTGAGTCCCATGTCTACTTTGACGATGCTTTTCTAGATGTGGAGGGGAGCCGAGATCGACACGTCAACGAATACGTCAAGACCCTGGTGGATGCAGTCCGAGAGGTTTACAC CATTTTTCGAGACAGACCGCCCATGGCCGACCAGTCGATCCTGAGGACACCCTACGGAGGTCGGCTGGAGTATTCTCTCCCACACGGAAACAAGCTTATCATACACCTGAAGGACAAGAAGAAGATACGCCACAAGAAGAGGTGGTCCCAG ATCATGTACCTCTACTACATCCTTGGCTGGCGTCTCACAACTGGCTACTTTAAGAAACTTGAGAAAGGTGAAAACAGGGAGGAGTTGGAGAAAAGCCTAAAGGTGAAAAAcatgtgggcacacacacacacacacacacgactatgGCAGAATACATGTGTGACATGAGTGCTTCTGTTTTGGGGCTACTTCTAGAAAGAACAGGATAACACCTATCTCTTGGCTCTGGACGGAGACACAGACTTCCAGCCCGCTGCAGTGATGCTGCTGGTGGACAGGCTGAAGCTCTACCCACACGTAGGCGCTGCTTGTGGCAGGATACACCCCACTGGCACGG GTCCGATGGTGTGGTACCAGAAGTTTGAGTATGCGGTGGGCCACTGGCTGCAGAAGACAGCAGAGCATGTGCTTGGCTGTGTGCTCTGTAGCCCTGGCTGCTTTAGTCTGTTCAGAGGCGCCGCCCTCATGGACGACAACGTCATGAAGAAGTACACCATAACGGCCACGGAGGCGAGCCACTATGTACAGTACGACCAAG gtgAGGACCGCTGGTTGTGTACTCTGCTCctgcagcagggctggagggtggagtACAACGCTGCATCGGACGCTTACACCAACGCTCCCCAGGACTTCAAGGAGTTCTACAACCAG CGTCGCCGCTGGGGTCCGTCCACCATGGCCAACACCCTGGATCTGCTTGGTACGGGCTCCATGACGTCCGAGAAGAACAGCTCCATCTCCAAGCCCTTCGTCCTCTACCAGGTCGTCAGCATGGCAGCCTCCATTCTGGGCCCCGCCACCATCTGCCTCATGACCGCAG GAagcttttcatttgttttcgGAATCCATCCCAACTACTCCCTTATCGTCGCTGTTGTGCCCCCCGTTATCTACCTCATACTGTGCTTCAAGCTGAAGTCGGACACACAGATTACAATTGCAGCCTTCATGAGCGTTTTCTATGCTTTCCTGATGTTGGGAACAGGCTTGTCCATCGTTG gttccATGGTGGAGGAGCAGACTATTTGGACCCCCAGTGGTCTGTTCATCATCTGTACCATTCTGCTGTACACCATCACGGCCATTCTCCACCCCCAGGAGGCACCACTGGCCATCTACGGCCTACTCTACTTCATCTGCATCCCCAGTGCCTACCTCCTCCTGGCCATCTACTCCATGGTGAACATGAACAACGTCTCCTGGGGCACCAGGGAGTCCGCAGGAGCCGGCAAGCAGGCAGCCACGCCGCCCAAGACCTTGGGACAGCGCCTCCTACAGGGCTTGCCGGCCTGCTGCAGGTGTCCATGCTTGAGAGGAGATGGTATGGAGATGATGCCGGAGGAGACAGTGGTGATGGGCCAGGAGGTGGGGATGAGGGGCCAGGAGACGGTCATGTTGGGCCTGGAGATGAATGTGAAGCCACAGGAGAATATAAG GTATCTggaatcccctcctcctcttccggaGCAAT GCTGGGTGACACAACTTCAGAACAGGACTGAGGACTATAATTTCAAAGAAGCATGTCTTCAAGAG GAAGAGGAGATCTTTTTTATAGATCTGCAGAAGCGTTATCTGGAACCTCTGAAGGAGGACAAAGCGAAGCAGGATCAGATCACCAATGACCTCAAAGACCTAAGGAACAAG gtGACGTTTGTCTACTTCATCTGCAACGCCCTGTGGCTGGTGGCCACATTCGTCCTTCAGCTCATCGGCAGTTCTGTCACCATCAAGATCCCCAAAGCCAGCCTGAACCTGACCGCGACGGGGGAGTTCGTCTACATAGACCCCATCGGACTCATGTTCCTTCTGGGGTTCGGATTGCTCATCGTAATTCAGTTCCTGGCCATGCTGTATCACAG GATTTACACCATGATCCACTTTGTGGCGTTTGTAGACACAGAATCCCAGAGTGAGAAAATTTCATCCAAATACAAATCACcaaggagaccagaggacaTAGCACAG AGCCTTGACGTCCTACAGcttggggagaaagagaagaacaacTTGGAGAGCACTGAGGTGGAGATGTATCGACGGTATTCTACTGCAGGGACCATGGTGTGA
- the slc39a7 gene encoding zinc transporter Slc39a7 isoform X1 produces the protein MGHHQHRSLLALTVLTSAIVLLVTQLTTAHSHGDHAHSHGSGGCHGHSHGGQPKLHQGASKWTAEANLPSPEEAHGHAHDHGHAHDHGHAHDHGHAHDHGHAHDHGHARGGERVKRVAEGEKRDMVELWMQAIGATLLISAAPFLILFLIPVQSNTDQHQNLLKVLLSFASGGLLGDAFLHLIPHALEPHSHHGDEGHGHSHESEESHDHGHSHGAAHGHMMSVGLWVLGGIVAFLVVEKFVRLLKGGDGHGHSHSHAAPKAKESNGEEEKEEKKEKEEKEEGKESKKEKPADQEEEKITDIKVSGYLNLAADFTHNFTDGLAIGASFLVGPAVGAVTTVTILLHEVPHEIGDFAILIQSGCTKKKAMCLQLLTALGALAGTACSLLAEGVGAAATAWILPFTAGGFVYIATVTVLPELLVGRSSFGQSVKEIVALLFGIGMMVLIAEYE, from the exons ATGGGTCACCATCAACACAGAAGTCTGCTAGCATTGACCGTTTTGACATCCGCGATTGTGCTGCTAGTCACCCAGCTAACCACTGCTCACTCCCACGGGGACCACGCCCACTCCCACGGCAGCGGCGGTTGCCATGGTCACTCTCATGGCGGTCAGCCCAAGTTGCACCAAGGGGCAAGCAAGTGGACCGCAGAGGCCAACCTCCCATCACCAGAGGAGGCCCACGGGCACGCTCACGACCACGGGCACGCTCACGACCACGGGCACGCTCACGACCACGGGCACGCTCACGACCACGGGCACGCCCACGACCACGGGCACGCtcgtgggggagagagggtgaagagagtggccgagggagagaagagagacatggTGGAGCTGTGGATGCAG gccATCGGAGCCACTCTGCTGATCAGCGCTGCTCCgttcctcatcctcttcctgaTCCCGGTCCAGTCCAACACAGACCAGCACCAGAACCTGCTCAAGGTCCTGCTCAGCTTCGCCTCTGGAGGCCTGCTCGGAGATGCCTTCCTGCACCTCATTCCCCATGCTCTGG agccccactctcACCATGGCGACGAGGGACACGGCCATTCTCACGAGAGTGAGGAGTCACATGACCACGGACACTCCCACG GTGCTGCCCATGGTCACATGATGTCTGTGGGCCTCTGGGTACTAGGGGGCATCGTTGCCTTCCTGGTGGTCGAGAAGTTTGTTCGTCTCCTGAAGGGTGGCGACGGACATGGCCACTCCCACTCCCATG CTGCTCCTAAGGCGAAGGAGAgcaatggagaggaggagaaggaggagaagaaggagaaggaagagaaggaggaaggaaaagAAAGCAAAAAAGAGAAGCCTGCTGATCAAGAAGAGGAGAAAATCACTG ACATCAAGGTGTCGGGCTACCTGAACCTGGCAGCTGACTTCACCCACAACTTCACGGATGGCCTGGCCATAGGGGCGTCCTTCCTGGTGGGGCCTGCTGTGGGCGCCGTGACCACAGTCACCATCCTGCTGCATGAGGTCCCACATGAGATCGGAGACTTTGCCATCCTCATCCAGTCTGGCTGCACCAAGAAAAAG GCAATGTGTCTGCAGCTGCTGACAGCCCTGGGGGCGCTGGCCGGCACAGCTTGCTCCCTATTGGCCGAAGGGGTGGGTGCGGCCGCCACCGCCTGGATCCTGCCGTTCACAGCTGGCGGTTTTGTTTACATCGCCACAGTAACCGTCCTGCCGGAGCTCCTGGTTGGCCGCTCCAGTTTCGGCCAATCTGTGAAGGAGATTGTGGCCTTACTGTTTGGGATAGGCATGATGGTTCTGATTGCTGAGTATGAGTga
- the slc39a7 gene encoding zinc transporter Slc39a7 isoform X2, producing the protein MGHHQHRSLLALTVLTSAIVLLVTQLTTAHSHGDHAHSHGSGGCHGHSHGGQPKLHQGASKWTAEANLPSPEEAHGHAHDHGHAHDHGHAHDHGHAHGGERVKRVAEGEKRDMVELWMQAIGATLLISAAPFLILFLIPVQSNTDQHQNLLKVLLSFASGGLLGDAFLHLIPHALEPHSHHGDEGHGHSHESEESHDHGHSHGAAHGHMMSVGLWVLGGIVAFLVVEKFVRLLKGGDGHGHSHSHAAPKAKESNGEEEKEEKKEKEEKEEGKESKKEKPADQEEEKITDIKVSGYLNLAADFTHNFTDGLAIGASFLVGPAVGAVTTVTILLHEVPHEIGDFAILIQSGCTKKKAMCLQLLTALGALAGTACSLLAEGVGAAATAWILPFTAGGFVYIATVTVLPELLVGRSSFGQSVKEIVALLFGIGMMVLIAEYE; encoded by the exons ATGGGTCACCATCAACACAGAAGTCTGCTAGCATTGACCGTTTTGACATCCGCGATTGTGCTGCTAGTCACCCAGCTAACCACTGCTCACTCCCACGGGGACCACGCCCACTCCCACGGCAGCGGCGGTTGCCATGGTCACTCTCATGGCGGTCAGCCCAAGTTGCACCAAGGGGCAAGCAAGTGGACCGCAGAGGCCAACCTCCCATCACCAGAGGAGGCCCACGGGCACGCTCACGACCACGGGCACGCTCACGACCACGGGCACGCTCACGACCACGGGCACGCTCA tgggggagagagggtgaagagagtggccgagggagagaagagagacatggTGGAGCTGTGGATGCAG gccATCGGAGCCACTCTGCTGATCAGCGCTGCTCCgttcctcatcctcttcctgaTCCCGGTCCAGTCCAACACAGACCAGCACCAGAACCTGCTCAAGGTCCTGCTCAGCTTCGCCTCTGGAGGCCTGCTCGGAGATGCCTTCCTGCACCTCATTCCCCATGCTCTGG agccccactctcACCATGGCGACGAGGGACACGGCCATTCTCACGAGAGTGAGGAGTCACATGACCACGGACACTCCCACG GTGCTGCCCATGGTCACATGATGTCTGTGGGCCTCTGGGTACTAGGGGGCATCGTTGCCTTCCTGGTGGTCGAGAAGTTTGTTCGTCTCCTGAAGGGTGGCGACGGACATGGCCACTCCCACTCCCATG CTGCTCCTAAGGCGAAGGAGAgcaatggagaggaggagaaggaggagaagaaggagaaggaagagaaggaggaaggaaaagAAAGCAAAAAAGAGAAGCCTGCTGATCAAGAAGAGGAGAAAATCACTG ACATCAAGGTGTCGGGCTACCTGAACCTGGCAGCTGACTTCACCCACAACTTCACGGATGGCCTGGCCATAGGGGCGTCCTTCCTGGTGGGGCCTGCTGTGGGCGCCGTGACCACAGTCACCATCCTGCTGCATGAGGTCCCACATGAGATCGGAGACTTTGCCATCCTCATCCAGTCTGGCTGCACCAAGAAAAAG GCAATGTGTCTGCAGCTGCTGACAGCCCTGGGGGCGCTGGCCGGCACAGCTTGCTCCCTATTGGCCGAAGGGGTGGGTGCGGCCGCCACCGCCTGGATCCTGCCGTTCACAGCTGGCGGTTTTGTTTACATCGCCACAGTAACCGTCCTGCCGGAGCTCCTGGTTGGCCGCTCCAGTTTCGGCCAATCTGTGAAGGAGATTGTGGCCTTACTGTTTGGGATAGGCATGATGGTTCTGATTGCTGAGTATGAGTga